A region from the Drosophila bipectinata strain 14024-0381.07 chromosome 3R, DbipHiC1v2, whole genome shotgun sequence genome encodes:
- the Or83c gene encoding putative odorant receptor 83c, producing the protein MSNPVSTTPANRFCDLAKYINSLTDLLGVDILAPVLKFNYRTWTTIFAIINFTVFTIYSIVDNGGDWLVSLKAGLMIGGVTHGTAKFLTCIVRQKDMRSLTLFTQDIYDEYEKRNPSYSSTLDANIDRLLRFMKGIGYGYMVTNFLMVFTPLAMFAYNDSRMTVLMYEIPGLPIQKNFGYFLTFLIHLLTICVRGFGFYAGDLFVMLGLTQILTFSDILKLKIKELNSVLKLKEEKRALLPVGEQIGGEEDRQRLLIEMIKWHQLFTDYCQRVNNLYNPLITTQVLAMAYEILATFCINLNGLHVPSAINFLLAAYCMSVYCVMGTQIEFSYDEVYENIFNVSWYELSGEQRKIFGMTLRESQSPHNIKLLGVWSLSVRTALQIIKLIYSASMLMKRG; encoded by the exons ATGAGCAATCCTGTGTCAACAACTCCCGCAAATCGCTTTTGCGATCTAGCCAAGTATATTAACAGTTTGACAGACCTGCTGGGCGTGGATATTTTGGCCCCAGTACTAAAATTTAACTATCGCACATGGACCACGATCTTCGCCATTATTAACTTTACGGTCTTTACTATATACTCGATCGTGGACAACGGAGGTGATTGGCTAGTCAGTTTGAAAGCCGGTCTTATGATAGGAGGAGTAACGCACGGCACGGCAAAGTTCTTGACCTGCATTGTGAGACAAAAAGATATGCGAAGCTTGACCTTGTTTACCCAAGACATTTACGATGAGTACGAGAAAAGGAATCCTTCCTATTCCTCCACTTTAGATGCAAACATCGATCGACTGCTGAGATTTATGAAAGGAATTGGATACGGATATATGGTAACAAATTTTCTAATGGTTTTTACTCCGCTAGCAATGTTTGCCTACAATGACTCCCGGATGACTGTGTTGATGTACGAGATACCTGGCTTGCCAATTCAGAAGAATTTCGGATACTTTCTAACGTTCTTGATCCATTTG CTTACGATATGTGTTAGAGGTTTTGGTTTTTACGCCGGCGATTTGTTTGTTATGCTTGGTTTGACACAAATTTTAACCTTTTCGGACATccttaaactaaaaataaaggaGCTGAATTCTGTTTTAAAACTCAAGGAGGAAAAGAGAGCTCTGCTGCCAGTCGGTGAACAGATCGGGGGCGAAGAAGATCGTCAGAGGTTGCTTATAGAAATGATAAAATGGCATCAGCTATTCACAGA CTACTGCCAAAGAGTGAATAATCTATACAATCCCCTAATTACCACTCAAGTTCTGGCCATGGCTTATGAAATCTTGGCCACTTTTTGCATTAATTTAAACGGTTTGCACGTACCATCTGCAATCAATTTTCTTTTGGCCGCCTATTGCATGTCAGTATACTGCGTAATGGGAACTCAGATCGAATTTTCT TATGACGAGGTCTatgaaaacattttcaatGTTTCCTGGTACGAGTTGTCAGGCGAACAGAGGAAGATTTTTGGCATGACTCTACGAGAATCGCAGAGTCCTCATAATATTAAGCTGCTTGGAGTTTGGTCCTTGTCCGTAAGAACAGCTTTGCAG ATTATAAAGCTTATTTATAGTGCATCTATGCTGATGAAAAGAGGCTAA